In the Periophthalmus magnuspinnatus isolate fPerMag1 chromosome 4, fPerMag1.2.pri, whole genome shotgun sequence genome, one interval contains:
- the si:dkey-66a8.7 gene encoding PI-PLC X domain-containing protein 1 isoform X2, whose product MDCENWMSALPEELWDVPLTHLAIPGSHDAMSYCLDINSPLVQSESDCFRVLDALCCCFTRHVIFKWATTQDKSIEDQLSLGIRYFDLRIAHKQNDPSPDLYFTHVLYTHLTVLETLRSVAGWLKSHPNEVVILECSHFEGLSEELHEAFIFSIKKIFQSKLCPKKADISLRNLWTSGYQVILSYEDQIAARHPELWPGTPYWWANKKTATEVISYLDWKKELGRPEGFFVSGLNLTADRYYITTHMRDSLRTLTLKNWECLRSWLEEQVPGSQHQSLNIIAGDFVGPIPLCPVIIRLNKKLLRKNNKNGIH is encoded by the exons ATGGACTGTGAGAACTGGATGTCCGCTTTACCCGAGGAGCTATGGGACGTCCCGCTCACACACTTGGCCATACCTG GAAGCCATGATGCCATGAGCTACTGTCTGGACATCAACTCTCCTCTGGTCCAGTCTGAATCAGACTGTTTCAGGGTCCTGGATGcactctgctgctgcttcacaaGACACGTCATCTTCAAATGGGCCACAACTCAG gaCAAAAGCATTGAGGACCAACTCTCTTTGGGCATCCGATACTTTGACCTGAGGATTGCTCACAAACAAAACGACCCCAGTCCTGACCTATATTTCACCCATGTACTGTATACACACCTCACTGTCCTG GAAACTCTGAGGTCAGTTGCTggatggcttaaatctcacccAAATGAAGTGGTCATTCTCGAATGTAGCCATTTCGAGGGGCTCAGTGAAGAACTGCATGaagcctttattttttccattaagAAAATATTTCAATCCAAACTCTGCCCAAAAAAG GCAGATATCTCTTTGAGGAATCTTTGGACATCTGGATACCAAGTTATTCTGTCCTATGAAGACCAAATCGCAGCAAGACACCCTGAGCTGTGGCCGGGCACCCCGTACTGGTGGGCCAATAAGAAAACCGCAACAGAAGTCATAAGCTACTTGGACTGGAAGAAAGAGCTAGGACGGCCAG aGGGTTTCTTTGTGTCTGGCCTAAACCTGACGGCTGACAGGTATTACATCACCACTCACATGAGGGACTCGCTGCGCACCTTGACTCTGAAGAACTGGGAGTGCCTGAGGTCCTGGCTGGAAGAACAGGTTCCTGGATCTCAGCACCAAAGTTTAAACATAATCGCTGGGGACTTTGTTGGCCCCATCCCCCTCTGCCCAGTCATTATAAGGCTTAACAAAAAGCTactcagaaaaaacaacaaaaatggcaTTCACtag
- the si:dkey-66a8.7 gene encoding PI-PLC X domain-containing protein 1 isoform X1, producing the protein MDCENWMSALPEELWDVPLTHLAIPGSHDAMSYCLDINSPLVQSESDCFRVLDALCCCFTRHVIFKWATTQDKSIEDQLSLGIRYFDLRIAHKQNDPSPDLYFTHVLYTHLTVLETLRSVAGWLKSHPNEVVILECSHFEGLSEELHEAFIFSIKKIFQSKLCPKKEADISLRNLWTSGYQVILSYEDQIAARHPELWPGTPYWWANKKTATEVISYLDWKKELGRPEGFFVSGLNLTADRYYITTHMRDSLRTLTLKNWECLRSWLEEQVPGSQHQSLNIIAGDFVGPIPLCPVIIRLNKKLLRKNNKNGIH; encoded by the exons ATGGACTGTGAGAACTGGATGTCCGCTTTACCCGAGGAGCTATGGGACGTCCCGCTCACACACTTGGCCATACCTG GAAGCCATGATGCCATGAGCTACTGTCTGGACATCAACTCTCCTCTGGTCCAGTCTGAATCAGACTGTTTCAGGGTCCTGGATGcactctgctgctgcttcacaaGACACGTCATCTTCAAATGGGCCACAACTCAG gaCAAAAGCATTGAGGACCAACTCTCTTTGGGCATCCGATACTTTGACCTGAGGATTGCTCACAAACAAAACGACCCCAGTCCTGACCTATATTTCACCCATGTACTGTATACACACCTCACTGTCCTG GAAACTCTGAGGTCAGTTGCTggatggcttaaatctcacccAAATGAAGTGGTCATTCTCGAATGTAGCCATTTCGAGGGGCTCAGTGAAGAACTGCATGaagcctttattttttccattaagAAAATATTTCAATCCAAACTCTGCCCAAAAAAG GAGGCAGATATCTCTTTGAGGAATCTTTGGACATCTGGATACCAAGTTATTCTGTCCTATGAAGACCAAATCGCAGCAAGACACCCTGAGCTGTGGCCGGGCACCCCGTACTGGTGGGCCAATAAGAAAACCGCAACAGAAGTCATAAGCTACTTGGACTGGAAGAAAGAGCTAGGACGGCCAG aGGGTTTCTTTGTGTCTGGCCTAAACCTGACGGCTGACAGGTATTACATCACCACTCACATGAGGGACTCGCTGCGCACCTTGACTCTGAAGAACTGGGAGTGCCTGAGGTCCTGGCTGGAAGAACAGGTTCCTGGATCTCAGCACCAAAGTTTAAACATAATCGCTGGGGACTTTGTTGGCCCCATCCCCCTCTGCCCAGTCATTATAAGGCTTAACAAAAAGCTactcagaaaaaacaacaaaaatggcaTTCACtag
- the gtpbp6 gene encoding putative GTP-binding protein 6, which translates to MSALVRICTYLLHRRSCCVCSIYRTLHSSPPVTSVLKKTNISLIGRLNVQTSPFGQSAPALKNNNGGSFGREEEDEGEDLLPDSEVEELFQTQGSLGLGDSHHQVFIVHPDVKWGSRKQHLTTAELMVAEAEGLVSTLENWRTVDKIILSTKTPEKKRIFGKGNFQVVTEKIRQTPGITAVFVNVERLSPVSERDLEEAWGVKVFDRYSIVLHIFRCNAKTKEAKLQISLAEIPLLRSRLKNEIANLDQQGGGSRYIGGSGETLYEVQHRLLKERELKIRLALDKLRRKRHLLRSQRKHKEFPVVSVLGYTNCGKTTLIKALTGDTGLQPRNQLFATLDVTVHAGQLPSRVTVLYVDTIGFLSQLPHQLIDSFSATLEDIKHSDLLIHVRDISHPETVNQKANVLSVLKNLQIPHTLMNSMVEVHNKIDLIENYEATEPKVLAVSALKEQGLTQLKKVVEEEILNTTGKHILSLKVDLSTPQLSWLYKEATVQDVEVIADEGSAVVKVIISNAAYGRYKKLFTDGR; encoded by the exons ATGTCTGCGTTAGTGAGGATTTGCACTTATCTCCTGCACAGACGGAGCTGTTGTGTTTGTTCGATCTACAGGACTCTCCACTCATCACCTCCTGTCACTAGCGTCCTAAAGAAGACAAATATAAGTTTAATAGGGCGTTTAAATGTGCAAACTAGTCCTTTTGGACAGTCCGCGCCCGCTCTGAAGAACAATAATGGAGGCAGCTtcgggagggaggaagaggatgaaggGGAAGATCTCCTCCCGGACAGTGAGGTGGAGGAGCTGTTCCAGACGCAGGGGTCGCTGGGTTTAGGGGACAGTCACCATCAGGTATTTATTGTCCACCCCGATGTGAAGTGGGGCAGCAGAAAACAGCATCTGACCACAG CTGAACTGATGGTGGCAGAGGCAGAGGGACTTGTGAGCACTTTAGAGAATTGGCGGACTGTGGATAAGATCATTCTCTCAACCAAAACcccagagaagaagagaataTTTGGAAAAGGGAACTTCCAGGTTGTCACAG AGAAAATCAGACAAACTCCAGGAATCACTGCTGTTTTTGTTAATGTTGAGCGCCTCTCTCCTGTTTCTGAA AGGGATCTGGAGGAGGCCTGGGGAGTGAAAGTGTTTGACAGATACTCGATTGTCCTGCATATCTTCCGCTGCAATGCCAAAACAAAAGAAGCAAAGCTACAGATCTCATTGGCAGAAATCCCACTGTTAAG ATCTCGACTCAAGAATGAAATTGCAAACTTGGATCAGCAAGGAGGAGGGTCAAGGTACATTGGTGGTTCAG GTGAGACTTTGTATGAGGTCCAGCACAGACTCTTGAAGGAGCGAGAGCTGAAGATCCGGTTGGCTCTGGATAAACTGCGGAGGAAGAGGCACCTGCTACGCTCCCAGAGAAAACACAAAGAATTCcctgttgtttctgttttagggtaCACAAACTGTG GAAAAACCACCCTAATCAAAGCTTTGACTGGTGACACTGGTCTTCAGCCCAGAAACCAGCTGTTTGCAACTCTGGATGTCACAGTTCATGCGGGACAGTTACCGAGCCGCGTGACCGTCCTGTATGTGGACACTATTGGTTTCCTGTCCCAACTGCCCCATCAGCTCATAGACTCCTTCTCTGCCACACTTGAAGATATAAAGCACTCT GATCTTCTCATTCACGTCAGAGATATCAGCCACCCAGAGACTGTAAACCAGAAGGCTAATGTGCTGAGCGTGTTAAAAAACCTTCAAATCCCACACACTTTGATGAACTCCATGGTTGAGGTCCACAATAAGATCGACCTCATTGAGAA CTATGAGGCCACTGAGCCTAAGGTTTTGGCAGTATCTGCCTTAAAGGAACAAGGACTGACCCAGTTAAAAAAAGTTGTGGAAGAGGAGATTTTAAACACAACTGGAAAACATATTTTAAGTCTGAAAGTGGACCTCAGCACTCCACAGCTTAG CTGGTTGTATAAGGAAGCCACAGTTCAGGACGTGGAGGTGATCGCAGATGAAGGCTCAGCTGTTGTCAAAGTCATCATATCTAATGCTGCTTATGGACGCTACAAGAAACTGTTCACAGATGGCAGATAG
- the LOC117370242 gene encoding T-lymphocyte activation antigen CD80-like translates to MTPSLRPHVSQENPLQWVMPVALWSFGLLLSFFTVCSSLDKDCIVGIVSHAVLLPCYHHNELLSFHNLSVEWRRGNELVLKAKWEEDGDVVIWSLNHATIPRNAPLTGNFSLELPKLSAKEDQMVYSLFVTSVENGSAPLCSMCLRTAARFSSPLLQRDETTGNNRTVFLCHSSGGFPKPTVYWLINDTEQPPEDSVWTDTTPLPDSSLYNVTSLLTVNISTDDSVSCSIQNQWMNETLTSKSREFVSFTGLFIRSGKRVICFYRFRAKYPQCLYSSCVVDCCLSIGGTRDNTIRSRASEGMWMFSTGLCVAVGIMVVVGIAYQIHLDRISKKRKVLYESTKAQRGYKKHQFLEETQEEALMSKETCV, encoded by the exons ATGACGCCGTCTCTGAGGCCTCATGTGTCGCAGGAGAACCCG TTGCAGTGGGTCATGCCGGTGGCACTATGGAGCTTTGGGCTGCTCCTCAGTTTCTTCACGGTTTGTTCTTCTTTAG aTAAGGACTGTATTGTCGGTATTGTCAGCCATGCTGTGTTGCTGCCCTGTTATCACCATAATGAACTCTTAAGTTTTCATAATTTATCTGTGGAGTGGAGGAGGGGTAATGAACTGGTTTTAAAAGCTAAATgggaggaggatggagatgTGGTCATTTGGAGTCTTAACCATGCCACAATCCCACGGAATGCTCCTCTCACCGGAAACTTCTCTCTTGAGCTCCCAAAACTCAGTGCAAAAGAAGACCAAATGGTTTACAGTCTGTTTGTGACCTCAGTGGAGAATGGCAGTGCCCCGCTCTGCTCCATGTGTCTCCGTACGGCAG CTCGGTTCAGCTCCCCCCTCCTCCAAAGAGATGAAACAACAGGCAATAACAGGACAGTGTTCCTCTGCCACTCAAGTGGAGGTTTCCCAAAACCCACAGTGTACTGGCTCATAAATGACACAGAGCAGCCCCCAGAGGACTCAGTTTGGACAGACACCACACCCCTCCCAGACTCAAGCCTGTACAACGTGACCAGCCTCCTTACCGTCAACATCTCCACAGACGACAGCGTGTCCTGCTCCATTCAGAACCAGTGGATGAACGAGACGCTCACCTCAAAAAGCAGggagtttgtttcatttactgGTTTGTTTATTAGGTCTGGCAAGAGGGTTATATGTTTTTATCGTTTTCGTGCCAAATA TCCTCAATGCTTGTACAGTTCTTGTGTTGTTGACTGTTGCTTATCTATAGGTGGCACAAGAGACAACACAATCCGGAGCCGAGCGTCTGAGGGCATGTGGATGTTCAGTACAGGGTTGTGTGTAGCAGTGGGGATCATGGTGGTGGTGGGCATAGCCTATCAGATCCACCTGGATCGCATCAGTAAGAAGAGGAAGGTTCTCTATGAATCTACAAAAGCTCAAAGGG GATACAAAAAGCACCAGTTCTTAGAAGAAACACAGGAAGAAGCACTAATGTCAAAGGAGACCTGTGTCTGA
- the nit2 gene encoding omega-amidase NIT2: protein MSALTKAMSKFRLAVVQLQVTGVKADNLSRARRLVKEAAGQGGKVVLLPECFNSPYGTNFFSTYAERIPGESTQVLSEIAKENKVYLVGGSIPEEDCGKLFNSCAVFDPEGQMLLKHRKIHLFDISVPGKIHFQESEILSPGNSLSMFDTPFCKVGVGICYDMRFAELAQLYSRKGCQLLVYPGAFNMTTGPAHWELLQRARAVDNQVYVATASPARDETASYVAWGHSTVVNPWGEVMSKAGPEEAVIYADIDLQYLADIRQQIPITTQRRNDLYTVTTVPESTG, encoded by the exons ATGTCAGCACTAACTAAAGCAATGTCGA AGTTTCGTTTGGCCGTGGTCCAGCTGCAGGTGACCGGTGTGAAGGCGGACAACCTGAGCCGAGCCCGGAGACTGGTGAAGGAGGCTGCGGGACAGGGGGGCAAGGTGGTCCTTCTACCG gAGTGCTTCAATTCTCCTTATGGGACCAATTTCTTCTCTACATATGCCGAGAGGATCCCAGGAGAGTCCACTCAGGTGCTGTCAGAAattgccaaagaaaataaagtgTATTTGGTGGGAG GCTCCATTCCTGAAGAAGACTGTGGAAAACTGTTTAACAGCTGTGCAGTGTTTGACCCAGAAGGACAGATGCTCCTCAAACATAGAAAG ATTCATCTCTTTGACATCAGTGTCCCAGGAAAAATCCACTTTCAGGAATCAGAGATACTCAGTCCAGGGAACAGTTTATCAATGTTTGACACAC CATTTTGTAAAGTTGGTGTTGGCATCTGCTATGACATGAGGTTTGCAGAATTGGCACAGCTTTATAGCAGGAAAG GTTGCCAGCTCTTGGTTTATCCTGGAGCCTTTAACATGACGACTGGCCCGGCACACTGGGAGCTCCTACAAAGAGCCAG GGCTGTAGATAATCAGGTTTATGTGGCAACAGCATCACCAGCCAGAGATGAAACAGCGTCTTATGTGGCTTGGGGTCACAGCACAGTCGTGAACCCATG GGGAGAGGTTATGTCAAAAGCCGGTCCTGAAGAGGCTGTTATTTATGCTGATATTG ATCTGCAGTATTTGGCTGATATCCGACAGCAGATCCCAATCACGACCCAGCGACGAAACGACCTCTACACTGTCACCACAGTCCCAGAGTCGACAGGCTGA
- the tbc1d23 gene encoding TBC1 domain family member 23 isoform X2, with the protein MAESAEEAQISRSWSQDLAEALDSGSDLEMDRGYTQEDDSSPQHRAQMWKIALNVSGKGDSLSNWDGVLDLPEQTLIHNRSQQLIGQFDISEEEKADMEADVEAVITFYCKSRNVTFSTNLSFPHLLKPLLSLKLPRSDLYNCFYALMNKYIPRDCVPKGRPFHLFRLLLQYHEPELCSFLDTKKITPDSYAMSWLGSLFSSHCLPDVTQTLWDNYFQQTDPFLIFFLMLVILVNAKESILAQESDGKEDIIKMLEESPSLLESEDIEDLFSLAQYYQTKTPLSLRKMNQNLFGSSLVALKEEETDLSQALCLPVSVPEILQANQMQQDGVRFFVVDCRPAEQYNSGHLSTAFHLDSDLMLQNPSEFALSVKSLLEAQKQSLESGSIASGEHLCFMGSGREEEDMYMNMVLAHFLQKNKEYVSIAKGGFMALQKHLVDMNIEGLDSSYLNWIVSTSGSHSSLSSVDGELCSPGDSKGVKSLMNKMTFALKSKSVNVKEKMISFIENSSAPVDKHVSSSDRVGKPYRGVKPVFSIGDEEEYDTDEIDSSSMSDDDRKEIVNIQTWINKPDVKHHIPCNEVKETGHMFPSHLLITATHMYCLREIASRKGFAYIQSRQALNSVVKITSKKKHPELITFKFGTNNSAGVEILAVERYLIPNAGDATKVIKQQIMKVLDALESS; encoded by the exons ATGGCGGAGTCCGCGGAGGAAGCTCAGATCAGCAGGAGCTG GAGCCAGGATTTGGCAGAGGCTTTGGACTCTGGGTCGGACCTGGAGATGGACCGAGGATACACACAAGAAGACGACTCCTCTCCTCAACACAGGGCCCAGATGTGGAAG ATTGCTTTAAATGTTTCTGGAAAAGGGGACAGTTTGTCAAATTGGGATGGTGTTCTAGATTTACCAGAACAGACGCTCATTCACAACCGCAGTCAGCAGCTGATTG GTCAGTTCGACATATCAGAAGAGGAAAAGGCAGATATGGAGGCTGATGTTGAGGCCGTCATCACTTTTTACTGTAAATCCCGTAACGTTACTTTCAGCACAAATTTGAGTTTTCCTCACCTGCTCAAACCTCTCCTGAGTCTGAAACTTCCTCGCAGCGACTTGTACAACTGCTTCTACGCTCTTATGAACAAATACATCCCCAG AGACTGTGTGCCTAAAGGCCGACCCTTCCACTTGTTCAGATTACTACTGCAGTACCACGAACCTGAACTCTGCTCCTTCCTGGACACTAAGAAAATTACACCAGACTCTTATGCAATGAGCTGG TTGGGCAGCCTGTTCTCCAGCCACTGCCTTCCTGATGTGACACAGACCTTATGGGACAACTACTTCCAGCAAACAGATCCCTTCCTGATATTCTTTCTCATGCTCGTTATTCTTGTCAATGCCAA AGAATCCATACTTGCACAGGAATCAGACGGCAAAGAGGACATCATTA AAATGCTTGAGGAATCTCCTTCTCTTTTGGAAAGTGAAGACATTGAAGACCTGTTTTCTCTGGCACAGTATTACCAGACTAAAACCCCTTTGTCACTCAGAAAG ATGAATCAGAATCTGTTTGGGAGCAGCCTTGTGGccctgaaggaggaggagacggaccTCAGCCAAGCCCTGTGTCTCCCTGTGTCCGTGCCTGAAATCCTGCAGGCCAACCAGATGCAACAG GATGGAGTACGTTTTTTTGTCGTGGACTGTCGGCCAGCTGAACAGTACAATTCTGGTCACTTATCCACAGCATTTCACCTGGACTCTGACTTG ATGCTGCAGAATCCATCAGAGTTCGCCCTCTCGGTGAAATCTCTGCTAGAGGCGCAGAAACAGTCTCTGGAGTCAGGGTCTATCGCCAGCGGAGAGCACCTGTGCTTCATGGGCAGCGGCCGCGAGGAGGAGGACATGTACATGAACATGGTGCTAGCACATTTCCTACAG AAAAATAAAGAGTATGTCAGTATAGCCAAAGGAGGCTTCATGG CTCTCCAAAAGCACCTGGTTGACATGAACATTGAAGGCTTGGACTCGTCTTACCTAAACTGGATTGTTAGCACCTCAGGGTCTCACAGCAGCTTGAGCTCAGTAGAC GGGGAGCTGTGCAGCCCCGGGGACAGCAAAGGGGTCAAGTCTTTGatgaacaaaatgacatttgcTCTCAAGTCTAAGTCTGTGAATGTGAAAGAGAAGATGATTAGCTTTATTGAGAACTCTTCTGCCCCAGTTGACAA GCATGTGAGCAGCAGTGACCGAGTTGGTAAACCTTACAGAGGAGTCAAGCCTGTTTTTAGCATCGGTGACGAAGAGGAATATGACACAG ATGAGATTGACAGTTCGTCCATGTCTGATGATGACAGGAAAGAGATTGTAAATATTCAGACTTGGATCAACAAACCAGATGTGAAGCACCACATTCCCTGCAATGAGGTGAAGGAGACTGGGCACATGTTTCCAAG ccactTGTTGATCACAGCCACTCACATGTACTGCCTCAGAGAAATTGCCTCTCGGAAAGGGTTTGCCTACATCCAGTCCAGACAAGCACTGAACTCTGTCGTCAAAATCACCTCAAAGAAGAAGCACCCAGAACTCATCACATTCAAGTTTGGCACCAACAACTCAGCCGGGGTGGAGATCTTGGCTGTGGAGAG GTATCTTATACCTAATGCTGGTGATGCTACAAAGGTGATCAAGCAGCAAATTATGAAAGTCCTGGATGCTTTGGAGAGCTCGTAA
- the tbc1d23 gene encoding TBC1 domain family member 23 isoform X1, with amino-acid sequence MAESAEEAQISRSWSQDLAEALDSGSDLEMDRGYTQEDDSSPQHRAQMWKIALNVSGKGDSLSNWDGVLDLPEQTLIHNRSQQLIGQFDISEEEKADMEADVEAVITFYCKSRNVTFSTNLSFPHLLKPLLSLKLPRSDLYNCFYALMNKYIPRDCVPKGRPFHLFRLLLQYHEPELCSFLDTKKITPDSYAMSWLGSLFSSHCLPDVTQTLWDNYFQQTDPFLIFFLMLVILVNAKESILAQESDGKEDIIKMLEESPSLLESEDIEDLFSLAQYYQTKTPLSLRKMNQNLFGSSLVALKEEETDLSQALCLPVSVPEILQANQMQQDGVRFFVVDCRPAEQYNSGHLSTAFHLDSDLMLQNPSEFALSVKSLLEAQKQSLESGSIASGEHLCFMGSGREEEDMYMNMVLAHFLQKNKEYVSIAKGGFMALQKHLVDMNIEGLDSSYLNWIVSTSGSHSSLSSVDGELCSPGDSKGVKSLMNKMTFALKSKSVNVKEKMISFIENSSAPVDKISFNLPWPEKVVPDRHVSSSDRVGKPYRGVKPVFSIGDEEEYDTDEIDSSSMSDDDRKEIVNIQTWINKPDVKHHIPCNEVKETGHMFPSHLLITATHMYCLREIASRKGFAYIQSRQALNSVVKITSKKKHPELITFKFGTNNSAGVEILAVERYLIPNAGDATKVIKQQIMKVLDALESS; translated from the exons ATGGCGGAGTCCGCGGAGGAAGCTCAGATCAGCAGGAGCTG GAGCCAGGATTTGGCAGAGGCTTTGGACTCTGGGTCGGACCTGGAGATGGACCGAGGATACACACAAGAAGACGACTCCTCTCCTCAACACAGGGCCCAGATGTGGAAG ATTGCTTTAAATGTTTCTGGAAAAGGGGACAGTTTGTCAAATTGGGATGGTGTTCTAGATTTACCAGAACAGACGCTCATTCACAACCGCAGTCAGCAGCTGATTG GTCAGTTCGACATATCAGAAGAGGAAAAGGCAGATATGGAGGCTGATGTTGAGGCCGTCATCACTTTTTACTGTAAATCCCGTAACGTTACTTTCAGCACAAATTTGAGTTTTCCTCACCTGCTCAAACCTCTCCTGAGTCTGAAACTTCCTCGCAGCGACTTGTACAACTGCTTCTACGCTCTTATGAACAAATACATCCCCAG AGACTGTGTGCCTAAAGGCCGACCCTTCCACTTGTTCAGATTACTACTGCAGTACCACGAACCTGAACTCTGCTCCTTCCTGGACACTAAGAAAATTACACCAGACTCTTATGCAATGAGCTGG TTGGGCAGCCTGTTCTCCAGCCACTGCCTTCCTGATGTGACACAGACCTTATGGGACAACTACTTCCAGCAAACAGATCCCTTCCTGATATTCTTTCTCATGCTCGTTATTCTTGTCAATGCCAA AGAATCCATACTTGCACAGGAATCAGACGGCAAAGAGGACATCATTA AAATGCTTGAGGAATCTCCTTCTCTTTTGGAAAGTGAAGACATTGAAGACCTGTTTTCTCTGGCACAGTATTACCAGACTAAAACCCCTTTGTCACTCAGAAAG ATGAATCAGAATCTGTTTGGGAGCAGCCTTGTGGccctgaaggaggaggagacggaccTCAGCCAAGCCCTGTGTCTCCCTGTGTCCGTGCCTGAAATCCTGCAGGCCAACCAGATGCAACAG GATGGAGTACGTTTTTTTGTCGTGGACTGTCGGCCAGCTGAACAGTACAATTCTGGTCACTTATCCACAGCATTTCACCTGGACTCTGACTTG ATGCTGCAGAATCCATCAGAGTTCGCCCTCTCGGTGAAATCTCTGCTAGAGGCGCAGAAACAGTCTCTGGAGTCAGGGTCTATCGCCAGCGGAGAGCACCTGTGCTTCATGGGCAGCGGCCGCGAGGAGGAGGACATGTACATGAACATGGTGCTAGCACATTTCCTACAG AAAAATAAAGAGTATGTCAGTATAGCCAAAGGAGGCTTCATGG CTCTCCAAAAGCACCTGGTTGACATGAACATTGAAGGCTTGGACTCGTCTTACCTAAACTGGATTGTTAGCACCTCAGGGTCTCACAGCAGCTTGAGCTCAGTAGAC GGGGAGCTGTGCAGCCCCGGGGACAGCAAAGGGGTCAAGTCTTTGatgaacaaaatgacatttgcTCTCAAGTCTAAGTCTGTGAATGTGAAAGAGAAGATGATTAGCTTTATTGAGAACTCTTCTGCCCCAGTTGACAA AATATCTTTCAATCTGCCTTGGCCAGAGAAGGtggttcctgatcg GCATGTGAGCAGCAGTGACCGAGTTGGTAAACCTTACAGAGGAGTCAAGCCTGTTTTTAGCATCGGTGACGAAGAGGAATATGACACAG ATGAGATTGACAGTTCGTCCATGTCTGATGATGACAGGAAAGAGATTGTAAATATTCAGACTTGGATCAACAAACCAGATGTGAAGCACCACATTCCCTGCAATGAGGTGAAGGAGACTGGGCACATGTTTCCAAG ccactTGTTGATCACAGCCACTCACATGTACTGCCTCAGAGAAATTGCCTCTCGGAAAGGGTTTGCCTACATCCAGTCCAGACAAGCACTGAACTCTGTCGTCAAAATCACCTCAAAGAAGAAGCACCCAGAACTCATCACATTCAAGTTTGGCACCAACAACTCAGCCGGGGTGGAGATCTTGGCTGTGGAGAG GTATCTTATACCTAATGCTGGTGATGCTACAAAGGTGATCAAGCAGCAAATTATGAAAGTCCTGGATGCTTTGGAGAGCTCGTAA